The proteins below are encoded in one region of Bacteroidota bacterium:
- a CDS encoding AAA family ATPase — translation MKSTEMEDLRIRRLVLDKVGVFEHLDLEFKESPAKDKAEIHIFVGENGTGKTTLLEAMTCFEGWYGRTTDKDGNILYNRQSNWRIEQKMAKSNSCFSIDFGGHTVGKTNDQKGETSFLNPLDDFFSKYFSGSLTKAENGSYLFFAYNASRFLKTAFAKPGRDFYDQRLLAEGISWDKESVNEALFQWVMDCDTKAAFAIRRNAKEEALKYEAELKKVNETISRILGRSVGFAIDEKNLGVRIKVQDEMTDAEGLALGYQSLIGWLADLIYRLSQFPDSLNSRFTLFLDEIDIHLHPKAQRRILPVIQQLFPKAQIFITTHSPFVIGSVDDAWVYKFKLDENGHSVFDGEPRRSEDAQSYRTILEEVFDIKEEFGIEAQTQLDEFYQLRQEVLKGSTDSTWLTFNKLGMKLASQSPEMHSYVSLELRQAARILNRQLIH, via the coding sequence GTGAAAAGTACAGAAATGGAAGATTTGAGAATCAGAAGGCTGGTTTTGGACAAAGTCGGGGTTTTTGAGCATCTAGATTTGGAGTTCAAGGAAAGCCCTGCTAAGGACAAAGCTGAGATTCATATTTTCGTCGGGGAGAATGGGACCGGTAAGACGACGCTGTTGGAGGCTATGACGTGTTTTGAGGGATGGTATGGGCGAACTACGGACAAGGACGGAAACATCTTGTATAATCGTCAATCTAACTGGCGTATTGAGCAAAAGATGGCAAAATCGAATTCTTGCTTCTCGATTGATTTTGGAGGCCACACCGTCGGCAAAACCAATGATCAAAAAGGTGAAACTTCATTCTTAAATCCACTTGATGATTTTTTCTCGAAATACTTTTCTGGTTCCTTGACAAAAGCGGAGAATGGCTCATATCTTTTTTTTGCCTACAATGCTTCCCGATTTCTGAAAACTGCATTTGCGAAACCTGGCCGCGACTTTTACGATCAGCGGCTTCTGGCCGAGGGCATTTCTTGGGACAAAGAATCGGTTAACGAGGCGCTTTTCCAATGGGTTATGGATTGCGATACCAAGGCAGCATTTGCCATTCGTCGCAATGCAAAGGAAGAAGCTCTGAAGTATGAGGCCGAATTGAAAAAAGTCAACGAGACGATCTCAAGGATTCTTGGAAGATCGGTTGGATTTGCGATTGATGAAAAAAACCTTGGCGTACGAATCAAAGTTCAAGACGAAATGACCGATGCAGAAGGTTTAGCGCTGGGCTATCAATCGCTGATCGGATGGCTGGCAGACCTAATTTATCGCCTAAGCCAATTTCCCGATTCGTTGAACTCACGGTTCACCCTCTTTCTGGACGAAATAGACATCCACCTGCACCCCAAAGCACAACGCCGCATTCTGCCGGTCATTCAACAGCTCTTCCCAAAGGCGCAGATCTTTATCACGACGCATTCACCATTTGTGATCGGTTCTGTCGATGATGCTTGGGTATACAAGTTCAAATTGGATGAAAACGGCCATTCCGTTTTCGATGGCGAGCCTAGACGTTCTGAAGATGCCCAAAGTTACCGCACCATTTTGGAGGAGGTGTTTGATATTAAAGAGGAGTTTGGCATCGAGGCCCAGACACAGCTTGATGAATTCTATCAACTTCGCCAAGAGGTACTCAAGGGCTCTACTGACTCTACTTGGCTAACCTTCAACAAATTGGGAATGAAACTAGCGAGCCAGAGTCCAGAAATGCACAGCTATGTGAGTCTCGAACTAAGACAAGCTGCGCGAATCCTTAATCGACAACTTATTCACTAG